A single window of bacterium DNA harbors:
- a CDS encoding PAS domain-containing protein: MDKMISEPETSGGVRAPSFLLADEDRKWTAALSELLSGRGFLVEVANDGFTALELAKNTFDAVLLGSFVSKVESDTIIRCLRDREKPLEARIFLLSSDPHCINPYITSMSDAVIAKAPPGDTFSLVVKAWERCVNEGAIPSGEGLLVCREGWEPRADSKKVEALKRRLSCVYGALPGMVFEIDNSGKVVYANDKALETLRRRISGVIGLQINECLELPEESRLDRALNSARLNPAFPPLEFPFELRGRIYKVLITALPVMEDAHDIILTMTDATERYIARRDFLRSNLELEQLFQGSGGAICVIDNDCVITRVNENFVELIGYPRQEMIGAKCFNIFPGPDCDTGLCSIDMARKGKVAKNREVVRKNYRKDDVVCLLTTSPLHHSDGKFAGIIKDFRDITDRKKEIALAEAKSVSEHLSHAFSGIRHEIGNQVNSSKMAINVLRNNLASFDEATVKEYLERALGELSRAENLFRSLKSFGTFEVTRPKKGNLRSFLTDFGQTLKEECKSKDIAFTLGMEEEVKSCNFDSRGLTQVLSNLYSNSLGALAKREAPRIELKATAGKDEVIITFSDNGGGVCGIEEKNLFKPFFSTKTGVPGLGLAISRKLMASMNGTIDLISSEGEGVTVRLKLPRE, from the coding sequence ATGGATAAGATGATCTCCGAACCTGAAACGTCCGGAGGCGTTCGCGCGCCCTCATTCCTGCTCGCGGACGAAGACAGGAAATGGACAGCCGCCCTCTCGGAGCTCCTTTCCGGGCGCGGCTTTCTGGTCGAAGTCGCCAACGACGGTTTTACCGCGCTGGAGCTCGCTAAAAACACCTTCGACGCGGTTCTGCTCGGCTCTTTCGTCAGCAAGGTGGAAAGCGACACCATCATCCGCTGCCTCCGGGACAGGGAAAAGCCGCTTGAGGCGAGAATATTTCTCCTCAGCAGCGACCCCCACTGCATAAATCCCTATATAACGTCCATGTCCGACGCGGTGATCGCCAAGGCTCCGCCGGGAGATACCTTTTCTCTCGTTGTAAAGGCCTGGGAACGCTGCGTGAACGAGGGGGCAATCCCCTCCGGCGAGGGTCTGCTGGTCTGCAGGGAAGGGTGGGAGCCCCGGGCCGACAGCAAAAAGGTGGAGGCGCTGAAGAGGAGGCTTTCCTGCGTCTACGGCGCGCTGCCGGGGATGGTTTTCGAGATCGACAACTCCGGAAAGGTCGTCTACGCGAACGACAAGGCTCTCGAAACCCTGAGGCGCCGCATCTCGGGAGTAATCGGCCTGCAGATAAACGAATGTCTGGAACTGCCGGAGGAAAGCAGGCTGGACAGGGCGCTGAATTCCGCCCGCCTCAACCCCGCTTTCCCTCCCCTTGAGTTCCCCTTCGAGCTTAGGGGAAGAATTTACAAGGTTCTGATAACGGCGCTTCCGGTCATGGAAGACGCTCACGACATAATCCTCACCATGACCGACGCGACCGAGCGCTATATCGCCAGAAGAGATTTTCTGCGCTCAAACCTCGAACTCGAACAGCTCTTTCAGGGATCCGGCGGCGCTATCTGCGTTATCGACAACGATTGCGTAATAACCAGAGTCAATGAAAACTTCGTCGAGCTTATCGGCTATCCCCGGCAGGAGATGATAGGAGCGAAATGCTTCAACATCTTTCCCGGTCCCGACTGCGATACCGGGCTTTGCAGCATAGACATGGCCCGCAAGGGTAAGGTCGCAAAAAACAGGGAAGTGGTGAGGAAAAATTACAGGAAGGACGACGTCGTCTGTCTGCTGACGACCTCGCCCCTTCACCATTCGGACGGTAAGTTCGCCGGAATCATCAAGGATTTTCGCGATATTACCGACAGGAAGAAGGAGATAGCCCTGGCCGAGGCGAAATCCGTCTCGGAGCACCTGAGCCACGCATTTTCCGGTATCCGCCACGAGATCGGCAATCAGGTCAATTCGAGCAAGATGGCCATAAACGTTCTTCGCAACAACCTCGCCTCCTTCGACGAGGCGACGGTGAAGGAATATCTTGAGAGAGCCCTCGGCGAGCTGTCGCGGGCGGAGAATCTCTTTCGCTCGCTCAAGAGCTTCGGAACCTTCGAGGTGACAAGGCCGAAGAAAGGGAATCTGAGGAGTTTCCTCACCGATTTCGGGCAGACGCTCAAAGAGGAGTGCAAATCGAAGGATATCGCCTTCACCCTCGGTATGGAGGAGGAGGTGAAGAGCTGCAATTTCGATTCGAGGGGACTGACCCAGGTTCTTTCAAACCTTTATTCCAACTCCCTCGGAGCTCTGGCGAAGCGCGAAGCGCCGCGGATAGAGCTTAAAGCCACCGCCGGAAAGGACGAGGTGATAATCACCTTTTCCGACAACGGCGGAGGGGTATGCGGAATAGAGGAGAAGAACCTCTTCAAGCCTTTTTTCTCCACAAAGACGGGGGTTCCGGGGCTTGGACTCGCTATTTCCAGAAAGCTGATGGCCTCCATGAATGGAACTATCGACCTCATAAGCAGCGAGGGAGAAGGAGTTACGGTACGTCTTAAACTGCCGCGAGAATAA
- a CDS encoding sigma-54-dependent Fis family transcriptional regulator has product MRKYTILIIDDDSLFLALIKRHFEKKYRVLTAKNCKEGLAAASNERIDVAFLDQQLPDGCGIDLCPRILEANEQTKIILITGFPNIEQVVDAVKKGVFDYLCKPVELAELEIRVDQALRAISLEKIECLQKYSAEAEIKRVRDQGDFIGLDSVRELIGLAARSDVGVMITGETGTGKNVVAKAIHYRSSSASGPFVNFNCAAVPETLIESELFGYEKGSFTSAGASKKGIFEMAEGGTIFLDEIGDMPLHLQPKLLGVLDERKVRRLGGERDRQLDVRIVAATNVDLKKAVEEKTFRSDLYHRLNVLSIQLPSLRERKEEIEILALSFLGEFSKNSFASLENGEGAALRGYGWPGNVRELRNVVERAVLVQSGPAYRLSPFLAAQRKKPAVEPELYEEREEAFPSLEEVERKHIRRALELSGGNLTRASRVLGISLSTMKRKAAGYGLR; this is encoded by the coding sequence ATGAGAAAGTACACCATTCTCATAATCGATGACGACTCTCTCTTTTTGGCCCTGATAAAGCGCCATTTCGAGAAGAAGTACCGCGTCCTCACCGCCAAAAACTGCAAGGAAGGGCTCGCCGCCGCTTCAAACGAACGGATAGACGTAGCCTTTCTGGATCAGCAGCTTCCCGACGGCTGCGGCATAGACCTCTGCCCCAGAATTCTGGAGGCCAACGAGCAGACAAAGATAATCCTCATAACGGGTTTTCCCAACATCGAGCAGGTCGTTGATGCGGTCAAGAAGGGGGTTTTCGATTACCTCTGCAAACCCGTGGAGCTCGCCGAGCTTGAAATAAGGGTCGATCAGGCCCTTCGCGCCATCTCCCTCGAAAAGATAGAGTGCCTGCAAAAATATTCCGCCGAAGCCGAGATAAAAAGAGTCAGGGACCAGGGGGATTTCATCGGTCTCGATTCGGTCAGGGAACTCATCGGCCTCGCGGCCAGATCCGACGTCGGGGTCATGATAACCGGCGAGACCGGTACGGGAAAGAACGTCGTCGCCAAGGCCATTCACTACCGCTCCTCCTCAGCGTCCGGCCCCTTCGTCAACTTTAATTGCGCCGCCGTCCCCGAAACCCTTATCGAATCCGAGCTTTTCGGCTACGAAAAGGGTTCCTTCACCTCCGCCGGAGCCTCTAAAAAGGGAATTTTCGAGATGGCCGAGGGGGGCACGATCTTCCTCGACGAGATCGGGGACATGCCGCTCCACCTCCAGCCCAAGCTCCTCGGCGTCCTCGACGAAAGAAAGGTAAGGAGGCTCGGAGGCGAGCGCGACAGGCAGCTCGACGTGCGCATAGTCGCCGCCACCAACGTAGACCTTAAAAAAGCCGTCGAAGAAAAGACCTTCCGCAGCGACCTTTACCACAGGCTCAACGTCCTTTCGATCCAGCTTCCGTCTCTTCGGGAAAGAAAAGAAGAGATAGAGATTCTGGCGCTCTCCTTCCTGGGCGAGTTCTCCAAAAACTCTTTTGCTTCCCTTGAAAACGGGGAAGGCGCCGCCTTGAGGGGATACGGATGGCCGGGCAACGTGCGCGAGCTTCGGAACGTCGTCGAACGCGCCGTACTGGTTCAATCGGGTCCGGCCTACAGACTCTCCCCCTTTCTCGCCGCCCAGAGGAAAAAACCGGCCGTGGAGCCGGAACTTTACGAGGAAAGGGAGGAAGCCTTTCCCTCCCTCGAAGAGGTCGAGAGAAAGCACATCCGAAGGGCGCTCGAACTGAGCGGTGGAAACCTTACGCGGGCTTCGCGAGTACTAGGAATATCGCTTTCCACGATGAAGAGAAAGGCCGCCGGGTACGGCTTGCGTTAA
- a CDS encoding response regulator: MKRVLIVDDEKLFLLSLLEGLKAYSDQFTADMAVNGREALEKLEGEHYDLVVTDLRMPEMDGMELLARMSKKFPNLPVIVMTAYPSPNAYETTRGLGCSKFLEKPIDLEDLANKIIEELSSDSAGFLKGIALPTFLQLVEMEGKTYTIKVKSGKRTGWLYFLSGELLQAEVGQTEGADAALEMICWENAEIEISSRCRKTRGEIGIPVSHLILEAHRRYDESQESDLPDYGLMVLEEAAEELKWSPNPEKAAPETPTAQELEQAREMAEARELAKAEEMAEARARGIKKTSDDKADLNWARLQLRLRDFEAVTGFLGAGLFSGSKEKGTWIEGNRLNLDKAGPVLIELQKASEKLCEKADLGRCKIVEVETNEGYVLSKCLSADEPDEDNRIFLSLILDESGEIAMGKIKMNLFASESVRS; the protein is encoded by the coding sequence ATGAAGCGTGTGCTTATAGTCGATGACGAAAAGCTTTTTCTCCTTAGCCTTCTGGAAGGTTTAAAGGCGTACTCCGATCAGTTCACCGCGGATATGGCCGTAAACGGACGCGAAGCGCTGGAGAAACTCGAAGGCGAGCATTACGACCTCGTCGTCACCGACCTCAGAATGCCTGAAATGGACGGAATGGAGCTTCTTGCCAGGATGAGCAAGAAATTCCCCAACCTCCCCGTCATAGTAATGACCGCCTATCCCTCCCCCAACGCCTATGAAACCACCCGCGGCCTCGGGTGCTCCAAATTCCTCGAAAAGCCCATCGACCTCGAAGACCTCGCAAACAAGATAATCGAAGAGCTTTCCTCCGATTCCGCCGGATTTCTGAAGGGCATCGCTCTGCCCACCTTCCTCCAACTCGTCGAGATGGAAGGAAAGACCTACACGATAAAGGTCAAGTCCGGCAAGAGAACCGGCTGGCTTTACTTTCTTTCCGGCGAGCTTTTGCAGGCGGAGGTCGGGCAGACCGAAGGCGCCGACGCCGCTCTCGAAATGATCTGCTGGGAGAATGCCGAGATAGAAATAAGCTCGCGGTGCAGAAAGACCAGGGGCGAGATAGGCATCCCCGTCAGCCACCTGATACTCGAAGCCCATCGCCGCTACGACGAATCGCAGGAGTCCGATCTTCCCGATTACGGACTGATGGTTCTGGAAGAGGCGGCCGAGGAACTCAAGTGGTCTCCGAATCCGGAGAAAGCGGCCCCGGAAACTCCAACGGCGCAGGAACTCGAACAAGCGCGGGAAATGGCCGAAGCCCGGGAACTGGCCAAGGCCGAGGAGATGGCCGAAGCCCGGGCTCGCGGAATAAAAAAGACAAGCGACGACAAGGCGGACCTGAACTGGGCGCGTCTTCAGCTTCGGCTGCGCGATTTCGAGGCCGTCACCGGCTTTCTGGGCGCGGGCCTCTTTTCGGGCTCGAAGGAAAAGGGGACCTGGATCGAGGGCAACAGGCTCAATCTCGACAAGGCCGGGCCGGTCCTCATCGAACTGCAGAAGGCCTCTGAAAAACTCTGCGAGAAGGCCGACCTTGGCCGTTGCAAAATCGTCGAGGTCGAGACTAACGAAGGCTACGTGCTCTCCAAATGCCTCAGCGCCGACGAGCCGGATGAAGACAACCGCATCTTTCTCAGCCTGATTCTCGACGAATCCGGCGAGATAGCGATGGGAAAGATAAAGATGAACTTATTTGCAAGCGAATCGGTCCGGAGCTAG
- a CDS encoding methyltransferase domain-containing protein, which translates to MNWLAPFYDVWCRAIGLGRRFRSKTIGLASLREGEAVLEVGCGTGVLTRLAAEAVGPEGSAVGIDPAIRMIAVARKNAFEMGSRAMFRVAAIEDLPFADNSFDAAFASAMIHHLPPEVKLAGLREVYRVLKPGGRLVVADLDRPGNPLWWLILWPAWFMHTVRGNLEGRLPQYLREAGYEPVTSCGQWGGVIGFWLAQKPLS; encoded by the coding sequence CTGAACTGGCTGGCTCCGTTCTACGATGTATGGTGCCGGGCAATCGGGCTCGGCCGGAGGTTCCGCTCGAAGACCATCGGACTAGCCTCCCTGAGGGAAGGAGAGGCGGTGCTTGAAGTCGGTTGCGGCACCGGCGTCCTTACCCGTCTCGCGGCTGAGGCCGTGGGACCCGAGGGAAGCGCGGTCGGCATCGATCCGGCAATAAGGATGATAGCCGTTGCGAGAAAAAACGCCTTCGAGATGGGCAGCAGGGCGATGTTCCGCGTGGCCGCCATCGAAGACCTCCCTTTCGCGGATAACTCTTTCGACGCGGCTTTCGCCAGCGCAATGATCCACCACCTGCCCCCGGAGGTGAAACTGGCGGGGCTGCGCGAGGTTTACCGCGTCCTGAAACCGGGAGGGCGGCTGGTGGTGGCGGATCTGGACCGCCCGGGAAACCCTTTATGGTGGCTCATCCTGTGGCCTGCCTGGTTTATGCATACTGTTCGGGGGAATCTGGAGGGGAGGCTCCCTCAATATCTTCGGGAAGCGGGGTACGAGCCTGTAACCTCGTGCGGTCAGTGGGGAGGAGTAATCGGTTTCTGGCTGGCGCAAAAACCGCTTTCATAA
- a CDS encoding YbjQ family protein — MIVTTIPYVPGMRISEHYGMVQGSTIRSKHIGRDIAASFKNLVGGELKGYTELLCESRQEATDRMVTQARSLGANAVINVRFATSSVAQGAAELFAYGTAVKLEKEA; from the coding sequence GTGATAGTTACTACGATTCCCTACGTGCCCGGAATGCGCATCTCGGAACATTACGGGATGGTTCAGGGCAGCACGATAAGGTCCAAGCACATCGGCAGGGACATTGCCGCGTCGTTCAAAAACCTTGTCGGCGGAGAGCTCAAGGGCTACACCGAGCTTCTCTGCGAATCCCGCCAGGAGGCGACCGACCGCATGGTGACTCAGGCCAGGAGCCTGGGGGCGAACGCTGTGATAAACGTGCGTTTCGCCACCTCCTCCGTGGCTCAGGGCGCGGCGGAGCTCTTCGCCTACGGAACCGCCGTAAAACTCGAAAAAGAAGCTTGA
- a CDS encoding DUF2933 domain-containing protein, with protein MGNKSATEPPTLFRSRPGLALLGFLGIAGFFLFSEHRAHLLGALPYLLLLACPLMHIFGHGGHGGHGGGTKGKEGHAHDREGEPHE; from the coding sequence ATGGGTAACAAATCTGCAACGGAGCCTCCAACCCTGTTTCGCTCCCGGCCAGGTCTCGCGCTGCTGGGTTTCCTTGGGATTGCGGGGTTTTTTCTCTTCAGCGAGCACAGGGCGCACCTTTTAGGGGCTTTACCTTATCTGCTCCTGCTCGCGTGCCCCCTGATGCATATCTTCGGACATGGAGGACACGGCGGCCACGGAGGCGGAACAAAGGGCAAAGAAGGCCACGCTCACGACCGGGAAGGAGAACCCCATGAATGA
- a CDS encoding heavy metal-binding domain-containing protein, with protein MWDIGVFLFLLALGFVAGSIAEKNHFESLCRRENSMLSQPIVTMEEGLSFPPGSRFRKTKMVTGSAVISTDYFKRLLAGFRFLVGGRVVAYESLMDRARREAVVRMKQQAGGAYVIMGMRLETANIGNEASRKSGSVTCVEALAYGTAVWLDEVPPKAN; from the coding sequence ATGTGGGATATCGGAGTGTTCCTCTTTTTGCTCGCGCTGGGGTTCGTAGCGGGATCGATAGCCGAGAAAAATCATTTTGAATCGCTTTGCCGAAGGGAGAACTCCATGCTCTCCCAGCCCATAGTTACAATGGAGGAGGGGCTTTCCTTTCCTCCGGGTTCGCGCTTCAGAAAAACAAAGATGGTAACGGGCAGCGCGGTAATTTCCACCGATTACTTCAAAAGACTTCTCGCCGGTTTTCGCTTTCTCGTGGGGGGAAGGGTAGTCGCGTACGAATCGCTCATGGACCGCGCCCGCCGCGAAGCCGTGGTAAGAATGAAACAGCAGGCGGGCGGGGCCTACGTCATCATGGGCATGAGGCTGGAGACGGCCAACATCGGCAACGAAGCCTCCCGGAAATCTGGTAGCGTCACCTGCGTCGAGGCTCTGGCGTACGGAACGGCTGTGTGGCTGGATGAAGTACCGCCCAAAGCAAATTGA
- the cadA gene encoding cadmium-translocating P-type ATPase: protein MDKDPVCSMTVTGDTAYKQVFNGRLYLFCSQNCLDKFKREPERYTGASPSAPKETEPAKGLYTCPMHPEIVSDRPGFCPKCGMALELRTAKAAEEEENPELRDMTLRFWVSAALSILILVITTGVHLPGLGEFFHGLASRKTYSLLEFLLATPVVLWGGWPFFVRFWKSLENRSLNMFTLIGLGVGVAYAYSLAATFLPGLFPVSFRGETGEVAVYYEAAAVITTLVLLGQVLELRARSRTGKAIKALLGLAPKTARLLREGGTEGDILLEEVKPGDRLRIRPGEKVPVDGVVLEGVSSVDESMISGEPLPVEKRTGDKVTGATVNGTGSLVMRAEKVGADTLLARIVRMVAEAQRSRAPIQNLADTVSGYFVPAVVGIAAVTFIVWGWAGPEPRMAYAIINAVAVLIIACPCALGLATPMSIMVATGKGATVGVLFKNAEAIEHLRKVDTLVVDKTGTLTEGKPSLVTIQTSGGFDEKELLRLAAGLERGSEHPLASAIVKGAESRGIEPVSPESFESLTGKGVKGRAGGREIALGTQKLMQELGVDPGALGDSAQNLRLEGQTILFMAVDNKAAGILGVADPIKETAVEAIEALHSEGVRIVMLTGDNRTTALAVAKKLSIDEVMAEVLPEDKAKQVMKLQAAGRFVAMAGDGINDAPALAQAEVGIAMGTGTDVAMESAGVTLVKGDLRGIVRARRLSRATMGNIRQNLFFAFIYNALGVPIAAGVLYPFFGLLLSPIIAAAAMSFSSVSVVGNALRLRGVRI from the coding sequence GTGGACAAAGACCCCGTCTGTTCAATGACCGTCACCGGGGATACCGCTTACAAACAGGTATTTAACGGGCGTCTCTATCTCTTTTGCAGTCAGAACTGCCTCGATAAGTTCAAAAGAGAGCCTGAGCGGTACACAGGGGCCTCGCCCTCCGCGCCGAAGGAAACGGAGCCCGCCAAGGGGCTCTACACCTGCCCCATGCACCCGGAAATAGTCAGCGACAGGCCGGGATTTTGCCCGAAGTGCGGGATGGCTCTGGAACTGCGAACCGCGAAGGCCGCCGAAGAAGAGGAGAATCCCGAGCTTCGCGACATGACGCTGCGCTTTTGGGTCAGCGCCGCCCTGTCGATACTGATACTGGTGATAACCACGGGAGTTCACCTGCCGGGGCTCGGCGAATTTTTTCATGGCCTCGCGTCCCGCAAAACATATAGCTTGTTGGAATTCCTTCTGGCGACTCCGGTGGTCCTCTGGGGAGGGTGGCCCTTCTTTGTCCGTTTCTGGAAATCACTGGAGAACCGAAGCCTGAACATGTTCACCCTCATAGGGCTCGGGGTGGGCGTGGCCTACGCCTATAGTCTGGCGGCGACCTTCCTTCCCGGCCTCTTTCCGGTTTCCTTCCGCGGAGAGACAGGCGAGGTCGCCGTCTACTATGAAGCCGCAGCGGTGATAACCACTCTGGTCCTTCTGGGTCAGGTGCTGGAACTTCGGGCGAGGAGCCGGACAGGGAAGGCAATAAAAGCCCTTCTGGGGCTCGCCCCGAAGACCGCCCGGCTTTTGAGAGAGGGCGGCACGGAAGGCGATATTTTGCTTGAAGAGGTGAAGCCCGGCGACCGCCTGCGTATCCGCCCCGGAGAGAAGGTTCCGGTGGACGGCGTCGTGCTCGAAGGGGTGAGCAGCGTGGACGAATCCATGATAAGCGGCGAGCCCCTTCCCGTGGAGAAACGCACCGGGGACAAGGTGACCGGGGCGACGGTAAACGGAACAGGCTCCCTCGTGATGCGGGCCGAAAAGGTCGGGGCCGACACCCTGCTCGCCCGCATCGTCCGGATGGTCGCCGAGGCGCAGCGAAGCCGCGCGCCGATCCAGAATCTCGCGGACACCGTCTCCGGCTACTTCGTTCCCGCCGTCGTCGGCATAGCCGCCGTAACCTTTATCGTCTGGGGATGGGCGGGCCCCGAACCCCGGATGGCCTACGCCATAATCAACGCGGTCGCGGTGCTGATTATCGCCTGCCCCTGCGCGCTGGGGCTGGCGACGCCGATGTCGATAATGGTTGCCACCGGCAAGGGAGCGACCGTGGGCGTTCTCTTCAAAAACGCCGAGGCCATCGAGCACCTGCGCAAGGTGGACACTCTGGTGGTGGACAAGACCGGAACCCTCACCGAGGGCAAACCCAGCCTCGTCACAATTCAAACTTCCGGGGGGTTCGACGAGAAGGAGCTTCTGCGGCTGGCGGCGGGACTGGAGCGCGGCAGCGAGCATCCCCTCGCTTCGGCGATAGTTAAAGGCGCCGAGAGCCGGGGAATCGAACCCGTCTCCCCCGAGAGCTTCGAGTCGCTCACCGGTAAAGGGGTCAAAGGCCGGGCCGGAGGGCGGGAGATCGCGCTGGGCACCCAGAAGCTCATGCAGGAACTCGGGGTCGATCCGGGGGCGCTTGGAGACAGCGCCCAGAACCTGCGGCTGGAGGGGCAGACAATACTTTTTATGGCGGTAGACAATAAGGCTGCGGGAATTCTGGGCGTGGCGGACCCGATAAAGGAAACCGCCGTGGAGGCTATAGAAGCCCTTCACAGCGAGGGTGTCCGCATAGTTATGCTGACCGGCGACAACCGCACCACGGCGCTGGCGGTAGCTAAAAAGCTCTCCATCGACGAGGTGATGGCCGAGGTCCTGCCGGAGGACAAGGCGAAGCAGGTTATGAAACTACAGGCTGCAGGCCGGTTCGTCGCCATGGCGGGAGACGGAATCAACGACGCCCCGGCGCTGGCACAGGCCGAGGTTGGAATCGCGATGGGCACCGGCACCGACGTCGCGATGGAGAGCGCGGGCGTCACCCTCGTCAAGGGCGACCTTCGGGGCATCGTCAGGGCGCGGCGGCTGAGCCGCGCGACTATGGGAAACATCAGGCAGAACCTCTTTTTCGCCTTCATCTACAACGCCCTTGGCGTGCCGATTGCGGCAGGGGTGCTATACCCCTTCTTCGGCCTTCTCCTCAGCCCCATTATCGCGGCGGCGGCAATGAGCTTCAGTTCCGTCTCCGTCGTCGGAAACGCCCTCCGGCTGCGAGGGGTCAGGATTTAA